Within Pseudomonas tructae, the genomic segment CAGCTCATGCTTGCGGCCCTTGGCGTCGAGCAGGCGCAGGTGCACCAGGCGGTCGGCATCCACTGCGCCAAGTACCGGCAGGCTGGCCAGGTCTTGCGGGTGATCGAGCGGCTGCGCAGCGACGAAGGACGGGGAGGCCACCAGAAACATTTGTGCCTGGCGCAAACGGCGGGTGACCAGGGCCGGGTCCTCGTCACCCAGATCGCGCACGCGCAGGGCAACGTCGACCCCTTCGGTGATCAGGTCGACCCGGCGGTTGAGCAGGATCATGTCCAGTTGCACCTGCGGGTATTGTTGCAGGAAACGGCTGATCACCTGCGGCAAGAACTCATGGGCCAGCCCCACCGGGCACGACACCCGCAAGCGCCCGCGCGGCTCGCTGGTCATGCTGGCCACCGCTTCATCGGCCATTTCCGCTTCCAGCAGCATTGCCTGGCAATGGCGCAAGTAGCGCTCGCCCACGGCGGTCAGCTTCAGTTGCCGGGTGGTGCGCTGCAACAAGCGGGTACCCAGGCGTTCTTCGAGCTCGGCGATGCGCCGCGACAGGCGTGACTTGGGG encodes:
- a CDS encoding LysR substrate-binding domain-containing protein gives rise to the protein MQDLNDLFYFARVVEAGGFAAAGRLLGIPKSRLSRRIAELEERLGTRLLQRTTRQLKLTAVGERYLRHCQAMLLEAEMADEAVASMTSEPRGRLRVSCPVGLAHEFLPQVISRFLQQYPQVQLDMILLNRRVDLITEGVDVALRVRDLGDEDPALVTRRLRQAQMFLVASPSFVAAQPLDHPQDLASLPVLGAVDADRLVHLRLLDAKGRKHELTLEARLAIDDFVVRKAAAIAGLGFTALPIMHCEEELARGELVRLLPDWSLPGGYLQAVYPHRRGLLPAVRVWIDHLVAEFAQCGERYV